A part of Aegilops tauschii subsp. strangulata cultivar AL8/78 chromosome 2, Aet v6.0, whole genome shotgun sequence genomic DNA contains:
- the LOC109759864 gene encoding beta-carotene 3-hydroxylase, chloroplastic, whose translation MAAGLSGSTMASFAVKNPLLAAAARFRTLPSRAGRPLPFSPFTRTARRRGQETVTCFVPQEGQAPGPAPEPVPSLEEEAASAAARRVAERKARKQSERRTYLVAAVMSSLGVTSMAIASVYYRFAWQMEGGEVPMTEMLGTFALSVGAAVGMEFWAQWAHKALWHASLWHMHESHHRPRDGPFELNDVFAIINAGPAIALLAYGFFHRGLIPGLCFGAGLGITLFGMAYMFVHDGLVHRRFPVGPIADVPYFRRVAAAHKIHHMDKFEGVPYGLFLGPKELEDVGGLDELEQELARINRTRSI comes from the exons ATGGCGGCTGGTCTCTCCGGCTCCACTATGGCCAGCTTCGCCGTCAAGAACCCTCTGCTCGCCGCGGCCGCGCGCTTCCGGACGCTGCCGTCCCGTGCCGGCCGGCCTCTGCCGTTCTCCCCGTTCACGCGGACGGCGCGCAGGCGCGGGCAAGAGACCGTCACGTGCTTCGTCCCGCAGGAGGGCCAGGCGCCCGGCCCGGCTCCCGAGCCCGTGCCTTCGCTGGAGGAAGAGGCGGCGTCCGCGGCGGCGCGCCGGGTGGCGGAGAGGAAGGCGCGGAAGCAGTCCGAGAGGCGCACGTACCTGGTGGCCGCCGTCATGTCCAGCCTCGGGGTCACCTCCATGGCCATCGCCTCCGTGTACTACCGCTTCGCCTGGCAAATGGAG GGCGGCGAGGTGCCGATGACCGAGATGCTGGGCACGTTCGCGCTCTCCGTCGGCGCAGCG GTCGGGATGGAGTTCTGGGCGCAGTGGGCGCACAAGGCGCTGTGGCACGCCTCCCTGTGGCACATGCACGAGTCGCACCACCGGCCGCGCGACGGGCCCTTCGAGCTCAACGACGTCTTCGCCATCATCAACGCCGGGCCGGCCATCGCCCTCCTCGCCTACGGCTTCTTCCACCGCGGCCTCATCCCCGGCCTTTGCTTCGGCGCG GGCCTCGGGATTACGCTTTTCGGGATGGCATACATGTTCGTCCACGACGGCCTGGTCCACCGCCGGTTCCCCGTCGGCCCCATCGCGGACGTGCCCTATTTCCGGCGAGTGGCTGCCGCTCACAAG ATACACCACATGGACAAGTTCGAGGGGGTACCGTATGGGCTTTTCCTGGGACCCAAG GAGCTGGAGGACGTTGGTGGCCTCGACGAACTGGAGCAGGAGCTCGCCAGGATCAACCGGACTCGGAGCATCTGA